The window cccctccccccccccctattTCGTCTTCTTCCCCAACCCCAACGCCCATCCTAATTTTGTCTACCCTTCGTGTTTTGTCTCCTGAATCCTCAtgactaagaagaaaaagaataagaaaaagaacATAAGAGCTATTGGGTATTGTAAAATCGTCACAATTGACCTTTTGGAAATGCTTGAAAATTTAATCGGGTCTTGGGTGTTCCATGACCTAGAAAATTAGTTTGAATCGTGATTACTGTTGAGTTAAAATTTGCTTAAAACATGTTGAAAATTTGGTgattaattttgataaaattcaaaaaacaccattaacaaattcaaaatttggtatttttttgttttttttttctcgatttaTGACATGTGTCGTATGTTGATTGGCGCGTGTAATAACAATCTTTAAGCAGATGTGATCAAAAAATCGTAGTGGTGTGTAATAGACACTTTTAAAAGTTTTGATGTGTTATATTATAACCGTATTTAACATGTGTGTAAGAAGAATTTGGAGACAAAATCGACGGATAAAATATGTATTTTGCCATCGCCATTTGTAGAAACAGAACACGCACGTCATGTGAACCAAATTAAGAAGTTCGCTATTTGTCTCCTTCAAACCATGAAGAGACCAACAAAAATCATACAAAAGGAAACTCACGATAATAAGCAAGCATTTGAGTTTCTTTACTGTGAAGTATACCCTATAAAagctgaaaaagaaaaggaaagttgAGAAAACTATACTAATATTTATTCTTTACTTCAGTATTAAGAGCTTAGAAAATTAAAATTCTGTCAAAAATTATTGCTGTAATACCGCGAAACAAGGATGAGACTGCCATTACTGATAGCTATTCTACTCCTCCTCCACAGCCATCTTCTTCAAGCTAAATTATCCTCTCGCTTTCTCCTTCCTTCAGgtaattaaatttatttatacTGTTGGTTTCTAAGCTACCTTTTTTTTCATTCGAGTTAAATTGTTTCtgtattttaatttgttttcctAATTTATGTCTTGAGTAGTTTAGACTACGATGGTTTTAGATTCATATCTGTCCATTTTAGTAATTAGGTGATCGAATTATAGAAGTACCTAATCTGAAGGTGGTTTCACTATCGTTGTTCATTTTCAAACCTCCAGAATTGTTTTTCTTTAGCCGCGGAAACAATATTTTTACCTCTACAAGATAGTGATAAGTTCTGCGAGGCCGAACCAGAATTTTAAATTTATGAGTTCGGGATACTAATCTTTTTAAGTTACtaggttttaattaataatttgtacatatttaatgaaatatttttaagacaaatacatgatTTGAACCAAAACTATTGAGTTCGGCTGAATCCATAGTCAACAATGTGGCTCCGTTCCTGAGTCTGCATATACATTACCCTCCTCAAAACCCatattgtgaaaaaataatgagtatattattattgttgttgttgttactgcatGTTCGAAAAGAATCACACTGTTTTCATAaattttactgcttcagtttgATCATCTaaaaagtttaagaaaatttGATGCTAAATGGATTAGGAAATTCATGTGAGAACAAAATGGAGGAAAAACATAACGTTCAATGGgtaactttttttttgttgttgttgacaaAACAggatattttatatattaaaaaaatcaacATATTACAACGTTTTATGggtaattagtttcaaaattctgCTATATACGTACATGGTTTTCGAGCTAGGTGGAAGAAAACACAATATAAAAGAgataaaaggaagaaaagaaaattaaaaagttaaatagaagaaaggaatatatatatatatatatatatatatatatatatatatatatatatatatatatatgtatatatatatatatatatatatatatacttcaatGATAGCTCTCTCAATAGAACAAAATAAAGGGAATTCCAAACTCTTGTCTATTAGATTGATATATATGCTAATTAATGAAATTACCAACCACTAGAATATATACTGATTTTCATACTTTATTAGCTTAACTTAACAGCCATTTATTTTTCTAGATCAATTAATTATGCCAACTGAAATTGCCCAATTAACCACCAAAATAAATCTACTAACTTTGATACTCTGCTAATTTGAATGGACGAGACATATTCAATCTAAGATGAAATATGTTTTAGACTTCAtggtttttaattttgattttatcTAATAGATGTAATTTAGCTtgcgtttggacatagatttaattgaaacttgaaaaaagagtttttgtagttgtgttgaaaaataatttttaaaagttgaagttgtttttggacatacattttatttgaagaaaagttgaagttttgtgtGTGACAGAAAAATTTATCACCCAGAAACTGCCCTAAAACAAGTTTTTAGGAACTTGGAAATTTTTGAAATCTTTTTTCCCAAAatgatcatatttcataaacaaacatcgttttcaaattattatttttttgaaaaaatgaagccaaaatatATGACCAAACGGGAGCTTAAACCAGGGGCGGCTCTAAGGTAAGGCAGATAAAGCCCttgccttaggcccccaaatATTAAGGGccccaaaattataaaatactactagtatattagtattatatataacatataatttatacaaatattattaaaaaaagatttcaatttttatatttttaaatttgattgaGGTTGTATGAGTGAGCGAGTTAATAATCACAAATTTTCTCTCTTATTAAATTAAATGATATATTTACCTTCTCATCaattctaatttttttctttatgtacacatttttgttctttatgtttttgacGATTTCACTTTTTTATTTCAACTCGGATTCTCTGAATTAGTTACTATTTCTTTTTGTCATATTTAATTGATCCATAAATCAGAGAGCAAGTTCTTTGATGTCTCATTTTTTTAGCTAAGAAATTCTCAAGGGCAGGGGCACAAGATTCGAATCGATGGATAATGAGCCCGCCTCTCTGCCCCTTTCTTAAATATCATGCTATTGTCCATGGGAGAGTTCGAAATCGTGATTTGGGCCTAACCTCATCACGTGTTGCAttcttaccactagaccaaaaTTAAGTAGGTTTCTTTTGTGTTTCATTAtaatatgaagttattttggctttaggccacaaaattctTTGAGAACTTATGTGCCTTCAACAGAAGAAAAATTGTCAATCCGTGTAGACGAAGTTGTGACGGTCGATAAACGTGGAGGTGGTGCAGCCGGTGGGCACGGTGGTGGTCACAGTGGCGGCTCGGGAGGAAGAGCATCGCGCGGCGGTGGTTCAAGAAAGTCACCTTCAACTGCTACAGCAGGTGTGATCCCAGTGTACGTAGCTGGAGCTATGAACCATCACAATATCAACAGAGGTCACAAGCATAATGCTGGGACTACCCTCAACTgcatttctttttcttccttgctTTATATCGTCTGCAGTATGCTTATTATGATGCTGTAATTATACACGTTGTATCTTTAAACTGTTTGTAAATTGTAATTAAAACATGTTAATATGAGTGATGAAGCTGAAAAGGACAtgtattaatattactactttttaTTGTGCAATGGGATACCATTAGTTTTGGTTGGATTATCTGTACTTTGAAGAGGAAAATAAATTTTGTTGAACTCATAACTTTTGCTCATACCCTATAATTTTGcccaaaaaattattaaatttgtaCAAATCATAAATTTTGAATCCTTTAAATTAGATGGGGTGTGATAGAATTACGAATCTGAACTCATAAAGTTCAAATCCTTAATCCGCTTCTGCTTCAAAATGTCTTATAACTGTTAATTTATGTCCCATATTGGAGAGAATAAGATGTTTTCGGTATTGAGCAATATTCATCAGCTCATCAACTCACGAGCTCGTTTCTATGGTTGAGTTAGGCTTAAAACCTCAATTTTTATGTGATATCGAAGCCAAACTCATCCTTATCCAATGTTATGTTATTTATGGTCTAAATTTCTAACCTAATTAGATGTGCAAGAGAAGGGTGTTAGAGTGTTCCGGGTCAATTGATTTTGTAACTTTTTACAAACTCGTTTTTAGTTTTATGTTCTTACCTTTTTTTTAAACATTGAGAGATTTACTTTTATACGTAAAAGATTTAAAAAGATCATTTTCTTAATTTCAAAAAAGGTATAAAGACATAATATACAAACAACATTAGTCCAATCGAGGAAATGAAATATGtctatttatatataaaattttgaaCAGTATTCACCTGAGCTAACTTTTGGAATTAAATTAGTCACAATATCCATCTTGAATACGGAAATATAGAAACTTTTACTTTCCCGTTGCAATAAGAGTTTGATACCTTGTGACTTATATAAAGTTATTCAAAAAGAGGAGTTTGATATCATGTGCCATTTTAGAGTCTTGATGCAGAAGGATGATACTTCATCGTGTCCGTGATTATTTTAGTTTTGGCATATTCGTTAATGAAATACGAAATTCTAGAGAAAAAAAGATGTATTCATTAAATTAACTTTAATTAATTGTCACCTTGACACATTAAAATATACTCccttcgttcacttttacttgtccattatGGACTTTGCACactccttaaaaaataataaatgaagtgcataatttaccatcatacccataatgcatatttttaatggattttagaaaatgatttgaaataacTAATTAATGTtgtgggtataacaggaaaaaagaaattatcttctcttgatatgctaaaagtgacaagtaaaagtgaaaatctaTTTAGAATActggacaagtaaaaataaacgAAGAGAGTATAAATAAtagtaaaatttaaaaaaataaaattaattccttctaGATTATGTAAATGAACACTATTTTAGACCAAAATGAAAGGGTAAAATAGTCCGTGACTGCGGAAAGGATGGAATAATGATTAAAGGAGAGAAGTGGGCACGGAAAGGATAGGCCAGGAAAAGGCTACCTTCACTATAAACCTTACCCCCCTTTGTTCTGCCGTCCAATATGCCTTATGTGCCTCATAACTAATCTGTCCCACCTTGTTTCCCCactatatttcataaattcattTCTTCCATATTAAGTGCTCCCACGTTTTATTTATGTCTTAGGTATTTTTGTTTTCAGtatgtttaaaaataatattttttaatatttaataagtTTTAAATTTCAATATGTTCATTATACCATTACTTATATTTCCTTATAAGAAACAACATGACATATTCATGAccacattttaagaatattttaatatgttATATGTAGCTCAAGGCCACAAGATTCAAAATAATTCTCAAAATGTTGGCTTAAGTTACAcaaacttgtttttagttttatgactaTACACATGAAAGATTTACTTTTACACGTTAGAGATCTCTCATTTTCTCATAAAAAATCTAAAAAGgtcattttttaattttaaaattgtaaaGGGGCATATTGTgcaaatctatattatattaaaagcacgaatgcccgtagcaaaatgtcgttcgcttttttttacccttttaaaatggAGTTCACGctggacaaaatagtaatttaaatatttttctaatacgtagaactttcaaataaaataaaatattatttattaaatctttccttatttgaaatatATAAGATTCATAACTAAAATTTTGGTTAAGAAatctttctttttaaaattagTAGAAAGTTTAATATTtagaatttcaaaataaatatagTCTAGGAGAATTAGgaatatgtttttttttccttctattttcttaCGGCAATTCCCTTCGAAATATGTTTAGGCATTCATTCTTTTTATAGGTAATAACTTAGAATTTTAAGGGATAGTGAGATGTTtatacttcaaaaatattttaattattaaatgtattttttaaatattacattagaagataaaaaaattatctatattttttctattattataaaattaaaaattcccAATGCAATAAATAAACAAATTATTCTTTTAATGTTAAGAATAAATAATCAACtctttgaattaattaattaacaaaagaatccaatttaattctttttcaaaatctcATGTtagtaaagttatttttcaagttGACCAAACTCTTAAGTTACACAAATTTATTTTCATAAGAAGAGCACCAGTGATGGCAGAAATTAAAAAGTTGAGCAAAATTAGTTATATTATAGTATTAATTTGTTACTTATTTTCAGTATTAggtaacaaaataataataattttcataatATATTCCCAAAGTTCTCATAAATCAGAATATGGCATAACAGACTTTTGTTGGACAAGATTTTTTTATTTAGTGAACTAGCTAAATTGGATCAACATTCATTATTAAGAgctaatattttttaatttttgttcaataactcaaatattttatttaataatagtcacattattttttaaaattatatattcacTGAAATAGGGTACAcacgcaaagcgcgtaccctaagactagtagcatAAAAGGTATATAGAGTATTATTTTACAAGCAAAAGACAAAATATtgagagtaataaaatatatatcttctattatattacccactaagatttagtgctatgatgatctacgtatagaagttttaccctctcatctttggcatcttttcacatcatcgatgatccttactcgcctcgtgGTAATCCTTTAGTACTAAAGATTacgaaattcctcactcgcgagggtgacacttagtgtaactgatacatacagtcccttaagcttaaatttactcaccttgcttgctttagggaagcgtcttcctgaatgaccattctctgaatttctcatgaatcttcttctattgtccactctattatcgccggaatgaaatatgaaattctcatgatgctgactattatccaatcactcagtccctaatttatgtttagtttatcttgttcaccaacccatactgatttctattgttctggagtctaacttttccttccggtagtCGCATTGGAGTTaggaacttatttcttgaaatgaggatatgactttatggcctatactcttttgttgtctcaaggcctgtcacctctcgtcttttccttaaattgactatagactctgtaatactgtcatctttttgatccattaaataaagtaatatgctaataaaaatttctattaataatataataatactaGACATttgataataaaataaaaaaaaatatagaaaagaaagttactcgatgactatataagtccctttaatttaatagagattttattattgggtatatcgtattgacaaataagatgacaattaaaatttattaaagcaatacgacctaatatgttcaaacaagtctgatcacaatttaatttaattaatatattttaaaattaatcgcACGAAGTACGACTACTAGTTCTAGTGTGATACGACTACTACTTCTTTTACAAGCAAAAGACAAAATATTGAGAAGCAATGGAATTACGGAAGGGATTTGAAAATTAAGTACCTTTTCTATCTGGATTATGTGAAAAATGAACTTGACATATTGGCTACAATAAATCAATTTTATTGAAGTAACAATTCTAAAACTTAAGTTACCGTCCAATAGTCAAAAAAACAATAGCACATCGCTTAATTTAGCAATAGTAGGTAGGGGTGGGTGTTCGGACAATTCGAATTAGATATGAAAATTTTGGTTTGGATTTTCGATTTTCGGATTTAAGAAATGACAATCCAAATAAactcggattggatcggattttttAAGTTTAGATTCATATCAATCGGTTTGGATATTTTGAATTTTCGATTTTAAGCTTATAAGTTGAGATATTTCTTCTTtctacaataatgaacatccaaaTGAAGTATTCATGTTAAATTGCCTAAAAGTTTCTCATTTTCACCGCAATCATCTAAATAaagtattcaagtaatgaaatcATAATCAAGAAATACAACAAAGGTATTGGTAAGGTCGATAAGAAGTAACAATAGTAAAATCATATCCAAATAAAAAGTATTATGATAGTAATTAgcaattagtattgaatatatgagATTATGTCTAATGGATAGGATAGTGGACTTGTTACTATTGACATATGAATAATGgactaaatataaaatataaaaaaaataaattttcgaaTATCCAAAAATCTGAAGTACCTAATCCAATatccaaaaatttaaaatttaaatttgaaattcAATCCATAATGcgaaaatccaaaccaaaaattCATATAATTCAGATTTCGGATTTGCCCAAACTGTATCCACCCCTGGTAGCGGGCATTCAAGTTGACACATAATGGACAATTATTGGCAAAGTAATACAATTACAGGAAAATATAAGGGTGTATAAGTAGCTATTTATATCCTATGAGGTAAAGATGTTCATCGGTCGGTACTGTacggtatttagatatttcggttcggtattcggTTTCGTAAAATGCTATATCAATACCGTACCTAATGAAATTCGGTATGGTTCAGTTTTTCtcttttcggtttcggttttgaatactaactagtgtaTAGAGTCATAGacggtaatattcttaattaaagtactcaaaagtacaaaactaaaaatatttgttGACAAAAATTTTGTCCAAAACCAATAAATACCAACCTAGAGAGAGAAAATTTAGAGAAATAtattgttacttgcttagagttaattgatgaacttagagaataaaggaaagtaaaattttagatttcttatatttaagttataattaataaaatgtgtattgtataatataatatatattttgataCGGTATCGATATTTcaatatttcattttaaaatatcaaatattataCCTAATatcaattttattttaaattttaaattaattaccAAATTTTTCGATTTCGATACGGTAATTCAGTGTTTATCAACCTATACTGTGTTAATGAAATTAAACAAACTATCTACACAATGTTACAAATTACAATCATTTAAAACAGGCAGAAAGCATGGGAAGAATCGAATTTACCAAATTCAGACAGGCTTCCTAACTTTTCTGCCCCATTGGACCACAACCAGGGACATAAACGTAATTTCATAATCCCCAGTCCATTTCCTTTTCAACTGCTTTTCTCTTCTGTCCCAATCAAATTCAAAATCATTCAGACCGATGAGCAAAGAAGGAAGTAGAAGAAGAGGCGGATGGAGTTGGACTTCCGCCCTCGTCGGCGCCGCTGCTGCCGGCGTGGCAGTGGCGGCACTGTCGTCGAAGCCACGGGACCCAGATTTCCACCTCATCTCCATTGACCTCACTTCCTTCAAGCTCAATTTCCCAGTACTAGACGCTGAACTCATCCTCACCGTCCACGTCACAAACCCTAACGTCACTTCAATTACTTACTCGTCTACAGAAATGTCGATTTTCTATTCCGGCGACCACCTCGGTTCTGCTCGGGTCAAAGCCGGCTCGCAGCCGCCGCGTTCCTGCCAGGTCCTCCGGCTACCCGCGCGGCTGAGCGGCGTTCAACTGGCCCATCACGGCAAGGAATTCGTGTCCGACGTGGCGAAGCGGGAGATGGTGCTGGATGCTACGGTGGATATAGAAGGATTTGCTAAGGTGATGTGGTGGGACCATAAGTTCCGTGTGCACGTGGATAGTCACGTGACTGTCGACCCGATTTTTCTTGATGTTATTGACCAGGAAAATAAGTCGGCTTTGGAGGTCTTCGTTAGGTGACGCCTGAACCGGCCACCCGGCGGTTCCCCGGTCAGTTCATTGTATTTTGTTTCTCGTCCCACGTGGTTAAATTATATAAAGCTATATGCAATCTACTTAAGAAAATAACTGGTTTGCTCTTTTGAAAATTGGACTTTCTTTTCTTCAGCTAagtaattgaagatttgaagtgTGATTAGTTTCTTTTCATTAAGCTTGTGGGGAGAGTCACTATATGTGCTGGCCAGAAATAGCAAATGGGTTAATTTCACCGATAGTCATTGATGTTCCAATTTCACTAAAGTCATTTAACTATTTTTTGTGTAACTAAACCTTATCATTGtcaattaaaaattattttatatcaaACATCTATCATAAATATGATATGGcataaaatttaataagaaaaattcaaaaataaatgtCACATAAGCTTAAGTGGATCATATCCACTTTAGATCCAAAACTCAAATggatttaataaaaaaaatattaaattccatattagtttaaaatgattatcctatactacaaagtTTTTGCCTTTTTTGTTACATAGTGCACATTCATAATTATTCCACGCTAAAATAATTTATGCtagaaaatttttattttgtttgtatgcCCTATCCGAgttaatttcaaaataagaattttctaGCATAGATTATTTTAGTATAGAATAATTATGAATGTGCATTATGtaacaaaaatggcaaaaactttgtagtataggataatcattttaaactaatgtgaaatttaatatttttttttattaaacccATTTTAGTTTTGGATCAAATCATATTAGGGGGGACATGGATTTAAAGTGGATATGACCCATTTAAGCTTATGTGGCATTTATTGgatttttcttattaaattttatgCCATGTCATATTTATGGTACGGGTTTGAGGCAAAATAATTTTTAAGTTACAATGATaaagtttagttacttttaagTGGCAAAAAATAGTTGAATGACTTTAGTGAAATTGGAAGATAGTTCAATGACCATCAGCGAAATTAAACCAATATCAAATATCTGGTAAAATAGTTTAAGTGTATACAAATTGGTGCCAATACCATTGTTATAAAAAATTTGATACACCACGAATGTAGGTAGCACCAAGTTTGTTGGAAAACCGGTGTTGAAAGGTAAAATTGTGGATTGGACCACATGTTTTGCTTCAATCTTAATTATCCATCTAACATATAAATAcaattgaactcataactttcgaCACAGaatataaatttatgtgtaaaaatttattagaattacAATAAATAATAGAATTGAACTATAACTTTAAGATTATAATTGGTTCAAGctaaaaacctaaaaattggaTTCTCCTCTTGGTCCATCAAGTACAATGGAACGAAACATAAAGTTGAAATTAAAGCGGGTTCTAATTCCATTTCAACCTTGGGATTTTATTGACACGAAACAGTGCTAAGTTCAGAATGCAAGGAATGAAGCAAAATGAGCTTAACTGCTGAATCTGCCACAGTTTTGTCAGCTGCGCATTATCTGGAGTCCGGGAAAAGGGTCGGACCACAATGATCTATTGTATGCAgtcttactttatatttttgcAAGAGAATGTTTCAACGTCTGAAACTCATAACCTCCTAATCACATGACATCAACTTTACCggtttcaaatttccttaaatgCTCAATTAGAAATCTTCTTCAAGAGAGTGAAATATTCTTCGCAACGCCCTATATAAAGTACCGATATATAGGACATATATTCAAGAAGCTAGGATATTATACTCCAGTTCTTTGTTGAATCATTCCCATATAGCCATTATAGGTGAAAAAAATGTTGA is drawn from Nicotiana tabacum cultivar K326 chromosome 9, ASM71507v2, whole genome shotgun sequence and contains these coding sequences:
- the LOC107778840 gene encoding uncharacterized protein LOC107778840 is translated as MSKEGSRRRGGWSWTSALVGAAAAGVAVAALSSKPRDPDFHLISIDLTSFKLNFPVLDAELILTVHVTNPNVTSITYSSTEMSIFYSGDHLGSARVKAGSQPPRSCQVLRLPARLSGVQLAHHGKEFVSDVAKREMVLDATVDIEGFAKVMWWDHKFRVHVDSHVTVDPIFLDVIDQENKSALEVFVR